One genomic window of Sphingobacterium oryzagri includes the following:
- the pbfA gene encoding (R)-1-hydroxy-2-aminoethylphosphonate ammonia-lyase, translating to MDTAYLDTEGDTNLNEARQAWDNNISTGETREILRRDEDCFLHQALSTPCLDVLRSSNDIYLYNEAGKSYMDFHGNNVHQLGYNNRYIIERVKAQLDSLAFCPRRFTNRPIVALAERLIALTNQALTRVLFAPGGTSAISMALKIARVYTGKHKTIALYDSFHGASMDSIALGGEEVFQRGLGPLLPGSLHVPPVDTYRGLWYKAEQEQADLAYADYLEYVLHKEGDIGAFVLETVRSTTVHVPSKAYWKRVREICDRYGVLLILDEIPIGMGRTGTMFAYEQTGIEPDILVLGKGLGAGIMPLAAIVCKEIYNVAADISLGHFTHEKSPLGAAAALAALDFMEQEKTLAHVQVLSAYMQSRLLSFKEKYSIVGDVRGVGLLWAVELVNDRSTKEKATTAATDVLYGCLHNGLSLKVSDGNILSLYPPLIITKDALAAALDILEAALATVILKEGASHA from the coding sequence ATGGATACAGCATATTTAGATACCGAAGGAGATACAAACTTAAATGAGGCACGTCAGGCGTGGGATAATAATATCTCCACTGGCGAGACGCGTGAGATACTGCGCCGAGACGAAGATTGTTTTCTACATCAGGCGTTATCCACGCCTTGCCTGGATGTGTTACGTAGCTCGAATGATATTTATTTGTATAACGAGGCTGGTAAATCGTATATGGATTTTCATGGTAACAACGTGCATCAGCTGGGATATAACAACCGCTATATAATAGAACGTGTCAAAGCGCAGTTGGATAGCTTGGCATTTTGTCCGCGTAGGTTTACCAACCGTCCGATTGTAGCGCTCGCCGAACGATTGATCGCATTAACGAATCAGGCGCTCACGCGGGTGCTTTTTGCGCCGGGGGGCACATCGGCTATTAGTATGGCGCTAAAAATAGCGCGAGTATACACCGGAAAGCATAAAACGATCGCCTTGTACGATTCTTTCCACGGTGCGTCTATGGATAGTATCGCGTTGGGCGGAGAAGAGGTTTTTCAACGCGGTTTAGGACCGTTGTTGCCGGGAAGTTTACACGTTCCGCCTGTCGATACGTATCGCGGTTTGTGGTATAAAGCCGAACAAGAACAAGCCGATTTGGCTTATGCTGATTATTTGGAATATGTGCTGCATAAAGAAGGCGACATTGGCGCTTTTGTGCTGGAAACCGTGCGCAGTACAACGGTACATGTACCGTCAAAGGCTTATTGGAAACGAGTACGGGAGATTTGTGACCGATATGGTGTTTTGTTAATATTGGATGAAATTCCGATCGGTATGGGCCGAACCGGAACAATGTTTGCCTATGAGCAGACCGGCATTGAGCCGGATATTTTGGTATTGGGCAAAGGCCTGGGCGCAGGCATTATGCCCTTAGCAGCTATTGTCTGCAAAGAAATCTACAATGTAGCGGCCGATATATCTTTAGGGCATTTTACGCATGAAAAAAGTCCGCTAGGCGCAGCTGCGGCTTTGGCAGCGCTCGATTTTATGGAGCAGGAGAAAACGCTGGCTCATGTGCAGGTATTGTCTGCTTATATGCAATCCCGTTTGTTAAGTTTTAAAGAAAAGTATTCGATTGTGGGCGATGTTCGAGGCGTGGGGTTACTTTGGGCGGTGGAGCTCGTCAACGATAGATCGACGAAGGAAAAAGCTACAACTGCAGCGACAGACGTGCTGTATGGCTGTTTGCACAACGGACTTAGTTTAAAGGTGTCTGACGGCAATATTTTATCGCTTTATCCGCCTTTGATTATCACAAAAGATGCGTTGGCAGCGGCACTCGATATTTTGGAAGCTGCGTTGGCCACGGTGATTTTGAAGGAAGGAGCAAGCCATGCATAG
- a CDS encoding GLPGLI family protein: MKNYLLLLFTLTCFNHAVGQDKAIAEVHYVFKHINDTGKRDVPQKDNVVSYLGENSYYYTSRHDQLMQKDIELQKSLAGFAGNLQITINSTPILEHYIIHPAAKKTKKIQGISSTFDAYLLDDTYQSQTWDIEPDEKQIGNYNCQKATTNFAGRHYTAWFTTELPFPFGPWKLHGLPGLILEASDDKLEVVFEYAGFDKLSSPKPIVVPDFVLVSTPATFNKLRKAFQDNPQAYYASLHAAGKMDRFNQFYGIDYSTMQIDFNTSDYKPSESNNNPIELVEKK; this comes from the coding sequence ATGAAAAACTATTTGCTACTGCTCTTTACGCTTACTTGTTTCAACCACGCTGTCGGTCAGGATAAAGCCATCGCTGAAGTACATTATGTTTTCAAACATATTAATGATACGGGTAAAAGAGACGTTCCGCAGAAAGATAATGTCGTTAGCTATCTGGGAGAAAACAGCTACTATTATACTAGCCGGCATGATCAACTTATGCAAAAGGATATCGAGCTCCAGAAATCGTTAGCGGGATTTGCCGGAAATTTACAGATCACAATTAATAGCACGCCCATTTTAGAACATTATATTATCCATCCCGCAGCGAAAAAAACGAAGAAGATACAAGGTATCAGTTCGACGTTTGACGCCTACTTACTAGACGACACGTACCAAAGTCAGACCTGGGATATCGAGCCTGATGAAAAACAAATCGGAAATTATAATTGTCAAAAGGCTACAACCAACTTCGCTGGTAGGCATTATACTGCATGGTTTACGACAGAGCTTCCGTTTCCGTTCGGACCTTGGAAGCTACATGGATTACCTGGGTTGATCTTAGAGGCAAGTGATGACAAACTGGAGGTCGTATTTGAATATGCAGGTTTTGATAAACTATCTTCTCCGAAGCCCATCGTCGTGCCAGATTTTGTGCTCGTTTCTACACCGGCAACGTTTAACAAATTACGCAAGGCTTTCCAAGACAATCCGCAAGCATATTATGCCTCACTACACGCGGCTGGCAAAATGGATAGATTCAATCAGTTCTACGGCATCGATTATAGTACGATGCAAATTGATTTTAACACTTCTGATTATAAGCCTTCCGAAAGCAACAACAATCCGATAGAGTTGGTTGAAAAAAAATAA
- a CDS encoding ISAon1 family transposase N-terminal region protein, with product MQDAERKLLALLMPEGLLDYFDIMDVRQVNKELHIHLEEKNLVPAGYQDSKLASKGFMPVSQIKDFPIRGQKVTLHIKRRRWTVLDTQQIITRDWDLAYKGARMTTEFGLFLKGIFG from the coding sequence TTGCAAGACGCTGAACGTAAACTACTGGCTTTATTGATGCCCGAAGGGCTGTTGGATTATTTCGATATTATGGATGTTAGACAGGTAAACAAGGAACTCCATATTCATCTGGAGGAAAAGAACCTTGTTCCTGCCGGTTATCAAGATAGTAAACTGGCCTCCAAAGGCTTTATGCCCGTTTCGCAAATCAAAGACTTTCCCATTCGTGGTCAGAAAGTTACCTTGCATATCAAACGAAGAAGATGGACCGTGCTAGATACCCAACAGATCATTACCAGAGATTGGGATCTTGCTTACAAAGGTGCTCGGATGACTACGGAATTCGGGCTTTTTTTAAAGGGGATATTTGGATAA
- a CDS encoding SusC/RagA family TonB-linked outer membrane protein: MSKTLSLLVFWLMTISLAIGQQRSLKGTVVDLQTNSPVSGATVKIQPGTAATSTDENGSFSIEVGPGAASIIVSAIGYQPLQQQLSALENDIVLKIAPESSTLDDVVVTALGVQRKSKSLTYSTQVVRGEELTKVKDANPMNNLTGKVSGMQINRSSSGIGGSVNIILRGFKSNRSNQPLYVIDGLPIANTDGSGSEGAFGGGTDRGDILSTLNADDIASINVLKGASASALYGSQGANGAIMITTKKGAEGSLKIDLSSGFTADQAFYLPKLQYRYGQTSDGSEESWGTPGTFEDPVKDFYNTGTTFINTLALSGGTNKMQNYFSYANTSNNGILPTNTFGQHSATFRNSTNFFENKISFDGSLMYSRQDIHNRPTSGLYFSPISGLYLFPRGQNFDRYRNFEYFSGGRNLYLQDWWNINADAGLTGTHHQQNPFWVLNRNPTDQTRDNIIGQAQLRFQLTDWLSLSTRGTLNKRWDKWERRVYAGTQGVLSGQTIDGILPDNGRYMREASESTAIYGDILLIGNKQFADQWDLNFTAGSSINDVRSSGWILNQQRLAVANVFRLSNIYREAPITNLDENIGRRQIQSLFASANLGFQEKIYVDFTARNDWASTLAFTPNTKQGYFYWSAGVSAVISDLVKLPDFISYSKLRLSYAQVGNDVALYSTYPVNSLSTGILTPNVSGAYLNQPLRPEISRSYELGYEGRFWNDRVNLDLALYKTNTTDQYFSYQGPVGVVNTTVFLNAGNVENKGIEAAINIDAIKKENFTWNTGINFTANRNKILELAPNLGETYAIGGNFNVLRLGGSFGDFWARTFLRDENGTIIVDETGRPQIGPEGYIGNNVPKSIIGWNNSFSVGKFGVSFTIDGRFGGEVISITDGYLNSFGASEASAAARDAGGVDIPAVLADGTPWEGRLPAQAYYTAVGNRDGIIEGQVYSATNIRMREISVSYKLPVKWQKIQQASISLTGRNLFFFRNDAPYDPELNTTTGVGAQGYDSFALPTTRSIGANLKVTF, from the coding sequence ATGAGCAAAACACTCAGTCTATTGGTATTTTGGCTAATGACGATTTCATTAGCGATCGGACAGCAGCGCTCCCTTAAAGGAACCGTTGTCGATTTACAGACCAACTCGCCGGTTAGCGGGGCTACGGTCAAAATTCAACCCGGAACAGCGGCAACATCGACGGATGAAAACGGAAGTTTTTCCATTGAGGTAGGTCCCGGGGCAGCCAGCATAATTGTCAGCGCGATTGGTTATCAACCCCTGCAACAACAGCTCAGCGCACTGGAAAACGACATCGTTCTTAAAATAGCGCCAGAGTCATCTACGCTGGATGATGTCGTCGTGACAGCGCTCGGTGTGCAGCGTAAGTCTAAAAGCCTGACGTACTCCACGCAAGTAGTGCGTGGTGAAGAACTCACCAAAGTCAAAGATGCTAACCCGATGAACAACCTAACGGGAAAAGTATCAGGGATGCAAATCAACCGTAGCTCTTCCGGTATTGGTGGTTCCGTAAACATTATTCTGCGAGGTTTTAAATCCAACCGTAGCAACCAGCCGCTTTATGTTATTGACGGTCTGCCAATCGCTAATACCGATGGTAGCGGATCAGAAGGTGCATTTGGTGGCGGAACGGATCGCGGAGATATCCTCAGCACCTTAAATGCTGACGACATCGCGAGCATCAACGTATTAAAAGGCGCCTCGGCATCAGCGCTTTACGGTAGCCAGGGTGCAAACGGAGCCATTATGATTACGACCAAAAAAGGTGCGGAAGGAAGCCTCAAAATCGATTTATCAAGTGGATTTACAGCAGACCAGGCGTTTTATTTGCCGAAACTGCAATACCGTTACGGACAAACATCGGACGGTAGCGAGGAAAGCTGGGGAACACCGGGTACTTTCGAAGATCCGGTAAAAGATTTTTACAATACCGGAACCACCTTTATCAACACGCTAGCCTTAAGCGGTGGGACAAACAAGATGCAGAACTATTTTTCATATGCGAACACCTCGAACAACGGGATACTGCCTACGAACACCTTCGGCCAGCATAGTGCTACTTTTCGAAACTCAACCAATTTCTTCGAAAACAAAATATCTTTTGATGGAAGTTTGATGTATTCTCGACAAGATATTCACAACAGACCGACTTCTGGCCTTTACTTTAGTCCGATATCGGGACTTTATCTCTTTCCTCGTGGACAAAACTTTGATCGTTACCGGAATTTCGAATATTTTTCGGGAGGTAGAAACCTGTATCTGCAAGATTGGTGGAACATCAATGCTGATGCGGGACTAACAGGCACACATCACCAACAAAATCCTTTTTGGGTGCTGAACCGTAACCCAACAGACCAAACACGCGATAATATTATTGGCCAGGCTCAGCTACGCTTTCAATTAACAGACTGGCTATCGCTAAGTACGCGCGGAACATTAAATAAACGTTGGGACAAATGGGAACGTCGCGTGTATGCTGGAACGCAAGGTGTATTATCAGGACAGACTATCGACGGTATACTGCCGGATAACGGTCGGTATATGCGCGAAGCGAGCGAAAGCACCGCCATTTATGGTGATATCTTGTTAATTGGTAACAAACAGTTTGCTGATCAATGGGATCTGAATTTTACCGCCGGAAGCTCCATCAACGATGTACGCTCAAGCGGCTGGATTTTAAACCAACAACGCCTGGCTGTGGCCAACGTATTTCGATTGAGTAACATCTATCGCGAAGCACCAATTACCAATTTGGATGAAAACATTGGCCGCAGACAGATTCAGTCGCTTTTTGCATCGGCCAATCTGGGATTTCAGGAAAAAATATATGTAGATTTTACCGCAAGAAATGACTGGGCCTCTACCCTAGCCTTTACACCAAACACGAAACAAGGTTATTTCTATTGGTCTGCGGGTGTGTCTGCAGTTATTTCCGATCTGGTTAAACTGCCTGATTTTATTAGCTACAGCAAGCTCCGCCTATCCTATGCGCAGGTGGGGAATGATGTAGCTTTATATTCAACTTATCCGGTAAACAGCTTAAGTACAGGTATTTTAACGCCTAATGTATCGGGAGCTTATCTTAATCAGCCTTTAAGGCCCGAAATAAGTCGTAGTTACGAACTCGGATATGAAGGCCGGTTTTGGAACGATCGTGTAAATCTGGATCTCGCCCTTTACAAAACAAATACCACCGATCAATATTTTTCATACCAGGGCCCGGTGGGTGTTGTGAATACTACCGTATTTCTGAATGCTGGAAATGTAGAAAACAAAGGAATAGAAGCCGCCATTAATATTGATGCGATCAAAAAAGAGAATTTTACTTGGAACACTGGCATAAACTTTACGGCAAATCGAAATAAAATTCTTGAATTGGCACCAAACCTCGGCGAGACCTATGCTATTGGAGGCAATTTCAACGTATTACGTTTGGGTGGATCTTTTGGTGATTTCTGGGCTCGTACCTTTTTACGTGACGAAAACGGTACGATCATCGTGGATGAAACCGGAAGGCCACAGATCGGTCCGGAGGGTTATATCGGTAACAATGTGCCGAAATCTATCATTGGCTGGAACAATAGTTTCAGCGTTGGAAAATTTGGCGTAAGTTTCACGATAGATGGACGCTTTGGAGGCGAAGTGATTAGTATCACCGATGGATACCTGAATTCTTTTGGCGCCAGTGAAGCCAGTGCAGCTGCTCGCGATGCGGGCGGTGTAGATATTCCTGCGGTGCTTGCCGATGGAACGCCTTGGGAAGGCCGCCTTCCTGCACAGGCTTATTACACAGCTGTTGGAAACCGCGACGGCATTATCGAAGGACAAGTCTACAGCGCCACCAATATTCGCATGCGCGAAATATCTGTTAGCTATAAACTACCTGTAAAGTGGCAAAAGATACAGCAGGCGAGTATTTCGTTGACCGGCAGAAACTTGTTTTTCTTTAGAAACGATGCACCTTACGATCCTGAACTGAATACGACAACCGGTGTAGGTGCACAAGGCTACGATAGCTTTGCCTTGCCGACAACCCGCAGCATTGGTGCTAACTTAAAAGTGACATTTTAA
- a CDS encoding ISAon1 family transposase, with the protein MDNYPISAHLLALLFQLDGKQLQDQYKNHLSDFHDWDQKPHAEQWTVFTGNISERLSIDETSFSNGELYTIVSSKTAKGKKGTILATIKGTKAEDIIAVLERIPLKLRNKVREVTMDMAPNMAKAIRRCFMNARRVIDRFHVQKLVYDAVQELRIKYRWEVLDEESKQIASARKKGILYDPEVLPNGDTIKQLLARSRYLLFKHPSNWTVSQKHRAELLFLRFPLLKKAYGLGMALGDIFNKCKDKQLAFTKLGLWHNQVENSGIPSFESVARSIAAHHTDILHYFDNRSTNASAESFNAKLKAFRSLFRGVRDTPFFLYRVMKLYA; encoded by the coding sequence TTGGATAACTATCCTATCAGTGCCCATCTTTTGGCACTGCTGTTTCAGTTGGATGGCAAACAGCTTCAGGATCAGTACAAAAACCATTTAAGCGACTTTCATGATTGGGATCAGAAACCTCATGCAGAACAGTGGACGGTATTTACAGGAAACATATCCGAACGGCTCAGTATCGACGAGACCAGTTTCAGCAATGGTGAACTGTATACGATCGTAAGCAGCAAGACTGCCAAGGGAAAGAAAGGAACCATCCTGGCCACGATTAAAGGAACAAAAGCAGAAGATATCATCGCGGTATTGGAGCGTATCCCGCTTAAGCTGAGGAACAAAGTCCGGGAAGTAACAATGGATATGGCTCCCAATATGGCCAAGGCTATTCGCAGGTGTTTTATGAATGCCCGAAGGGTCATTGACAGATTTCATGTGCAGAAACTTGTTTACGATGCTGTTCAGGAACTTCGTATAAAGTATCGTTGGGAAGTGTTGGATGAGGAAAGTAAACAGATCGCCAGCGCACGTAAAAAAGGTATTCTCTATGATCCTGAAGTACTACCTAATGGTGATACAATCAAACAGTTACTGGCAAGATCAAGATATTTGTTATTCAAACATCCTTCCAATTGGACTGTAAGTCAAAAGCACCGCGCGGAGCTATTATTTCTGCGATTTCCCTTATTAAAAAAGGCATATGGTCTTGGGATGGCATTAGGAGACATCTTCAACAAATGCAAGGATAAGCAGCTGGCTTTTACCAAGCTTGGCCTATGGCACAATCAAGTAGAAAATTCTGGTATACCATCTTTTGAGAGCGTTGCCCGATCGATAGCTGCACACCATACCGATATACTCCACTATTTCGACAACAGAAGTACCAATGCTTCAGCGGAGTCTTTTAATGCCAAATTAAAGGCGTTTAGAAGTCTATTTCGTGGCGTAAGGGATACACCATTTTTTCTGTACAGGGTGATGAAATTATATGCTTAA
- a CDS encoding acyl-[acyl-carrier-protein] thioesterase, whose product MQTAIYSNTYKLNFTQCYANGQLKYSELSNLLQLCASDHAELLGFGYREMAKNSQSWVLSRVRIEIASLPRFMQTITIKTWVQDFLGNRSIRNFEVYLAEKKIIGATSFWAVFNVQERKSENLAVKIDPSIILPEKAATANSFRRIELDQTLDQYINYVPKLSDLDIVNHVNNVKYTDWCLDSLPANIVLNETFKTIDINYLKELTLGQAIKIMQHIDADTINFSITRENKPVLDQAEFLGSIK is encoded by the coding sequence ATGCAGACAGCAATTTATTCAAATACGTACAAACTGAATTTTACACAGTGTTATGCCAACGGTCAATTAAAGTATAGTGAATTAAGTAATTTATTACAGCTTTGTGCATCAGACCATGCCGAATTGTTGGGATTCGGCTACCGCGAGATGGCAAAAAATAGCCAATCATGGGTACTTAGTCGCGTACGCATCGAAATAGCAAGTTTACCTCGTTTTATGCAAACAATTACCATAAAAACTTGGGTACAGGATTTCCTTGGCAACCGATCCATACGAAATTTTGAAGTCTATCTAGCAGAAAAAAAGATTATTGGGGCTACAAGTTTCTGGGCTGTTTTTAATGTGCAGGAGCGTAAGTCTGAAAATCTTGCAGTAAAGATCGATCCGTCCATAATTCTACCAGAGAAAGCCGCTACGGCAAATTCGTTTAGGCGCATCGAGTTAGATCAAACGCTCGATCAGTATATCAACTATGTGCCCAAACTATCCGATCTCGACATCGTCAATCACGTAAATAATGTCAAATATACGGATTGGTGTCTTGACTCCTTACCCGCAAATATAGTACTAAACGAAACATTTAAAACAATTGATATAAATTACCTGAAAGAATTAACACTGGGGCAGGCCATCAAAATAATGCAGCATATCGATGCTGATACGATCAATTTCAGTATCACGCGTGAAAATAAGCCTGTATTGGATCAAGCTGAATTCTTGGGGAGCATTAAATAA
- a CDS encoding SusD/RagB family nutrient-binding outer membrane lipoprotein: MKKRNKNHINLVQQLIIIILLSVFAGCTKNFENLNTNPAGVTDEQANADFALIASFLAQAQRDIIPEDVGEYQLANNLSSDAYGGYFAAQAPFVGNANNLTYSLVPGWYSAIWVDRYIKAMNPLYRVAQLSRQNEQLQDIFAFSLVLKVAAMHRTAEKVGPIIYSQYNMPNSNGQIEYDSQEDVYNNFFSDLNTATTILQTLQGQAISSAMSRSDLAYSGNNYQRWLKFANTLRLRLALRIAYISPAVAKTEGEKALNPQNGGLLEENADNCTIALSVDHPLNIITSSWSDTRMAAPLESFLSGYNDPRLARHFLPATDPAVLGQFKGIRSGINIDAKNRYDGYSRLIAQPQRMQLMVASESWFLRAEAALRGWNNAGNAQVNYETGIRRSFEMYNLSAQATAYLQNSTLTPRPYTDPKSVTAQQNDIAIGSPYLSTITIAWDESATTNRKLERIITQKWLAIFPDGDEAWTEYRRTGYPILFPVVVNYSGGAIPTNPGVRRFPYPEREYNSNSTAVAAAIQLLGGPDNGGTRLWWDVIDKSL; encoded by the coding sequence ATGAAAAAAAGAAACAAAAACCACATAAATTTGGTTCAGCAGCTGATTATTATCATACTCTTAAGTGTATTTGCCGGCTGCACAAAGAATTTCGAGAATTTAAATACAAATCCCGCTGGGGTTACCGATGAACAGGCTAATGCTGATTTTGCACTTATCGCCTCGTTTCTGGCGCAAGCGCAACGTGATATCATCCCGGAAGATGTGGGGGAGTATCAACTTGCCAACAATTTATCTAGTGATGCATACGGGGGATACTTCGCCGCGCAAGCGCCATTCGTGGGTAACGCGAACAATTTAACATACAGTTTAGTTCCTGGATGGTATTCAGCAATATGGGTAGATCGATATATTAAAGCTATGAATCCGCTTTATCGCGTCGCACAATTGAGCCGACAGAACGAACAATTGCAAGATATCTTTGCTTTTTCGCTTGTTTTGAAAGTTGCTGCTATGCACCGCACCGCCGAAAAGGTTGGACCAATCATCTATAGCCAATATAATATGCCTAATTCAAACGGGCAAATTGAATACGATTCGCAGGAGGATGTCTATAACAACTTCTTTTCGGATTTAAATACGGCAACGACAATTTTGCAAACGTTGCAGGGGCAGGCTATTTCTTCAGCAATGAGTCGCTCCGACTTGGCTTATAGCGGAAATAATTACCAACGCTGGCTCAAGTTTGCCAATACGCTACGTCTGCGCCTGGCATTACGGATTGCTTATATTTCCCCGGCAGTAGCCAAAACGGAAGGCGAAAAAGCATTAAATCCACAAAACGGAGGCTTATTGGAAGAAAACGCAGACAACTGCACGATAGCGCTCAGCGTAGACCATCCGCTAAATATTATTACCAGCTCCTGGAGCGATACCAGGATGGCAGCACCGCTCGAATCATTTCTTAGCGGTTACAACGACCCACGCTTAGCTAGACATTTTCTACCGGCTACCGATCCGGCCGTTCTCGGGCAATTTAAGGGTATACGATCAGGTATCAACATCGACGCTAAAAATCGGTATGATGGCTATTCCAGATTGATCGCGCAACCACAACGCATGCAATTAATGGTTGCTTCCGAAAGTTGGTTTTTACGCGCAGAAGCAGCACTTCGCGGATGGAACAACGCAGGCAATGCACAAGTAAATTATGAAACGGGCATCAGAAGGTCATTTGAGATGTACAATCTTAGCGCCCAAGCCACAGCTTATCTTCAAAATTCAACACTTACGCCGAGACCTTACACCGATCCAAAATCCGTTACAGCGCAACAAAATGATATTGCCATAGGATCACCGTACCTGAGCACAATTACTATTGCCTGGGATGAAAGTGCGACAACTAACAGAAAATTAGAACGCATCATTACGCAAAAATGGCTAGCTATCTTCCCGGATGGCGATGAGGCCTGGACAGAATATCGCAGAACGGGATATCCGATTTTGTTTCCGGTGGTTGTTAATTATAGCGGCGGTGCCATACCGACCAACCCGGGTGTTCGCCGGTTTCCGTATCCGGAAAGAGAGTACAACAGTAACAGTACCGCCGTAGCCGCCGCCATACAATTGCTTGGCGGTCCAGATAATGGCGGAACCCGACTTTGGTGGGACGTAATCGATAAATCGCTTTAA